From the Hordeum vulgare subsp. vulgare chromosome 1H, MorexV3_pseudomolecules_assembly, whole genome shotgun sequence genome, the window GTTTACCTTATGCATGCAAGTTAATCCATCAACGTGATATTAACATAGATTTTTTAATGTTTaattttcaaaaagttttatctcttgAATTATAAATCCAATTGACAATCCGTTTTCACCGTTAGCTTCCTCgcaacgagatcttcaaaactagatcccatgtcgacatgtttcgataaCTTTTTTTTTCATCGATAGTTGCCAGATTATTATTATTTAGTTGTTAGATTATGAGACACTTAGTAGCCACATTTAATTAACTTAGTTGTCAACTTGGTAATTGTGTGTATAGATTTTTGTCAACTACGGTTGCTTAAACCCGACGACCGTGTTTGACAAATGATTGTTGTCTTGTAGCaattttcattatacatgatataaacgCATGTCATAGGTTTGGTTTGCCAATTTAAATATGTCAAtttgtcatatttacatacaactttgccaGATTTTTTTTCGTGTGTTTGCTAGTTTAATTATGTCGACTTGTCATATTTACTAACAATTACCAAAAAAAGATTTTTCTGGTCGTCGATTTTAAATATgctgagttgtcatatttttacaAGTTATTGTCCTAAAAATGTTGTTTGTGCTTGCTCgtttgattatgtcgagatgtcatatttatacgcaaTTTCCAAATAATAtgacgattaagttatttttatcagacaagtaagtacttactaatatgacaagtacgtacaacaaatgtggtaagtacgagaaacaaaaaagttgtcgaaacatgtcgacatgggatctagttttaaagatttcgtcgaaacaaagtcaacggcgaaaacggatcatcgatcgaattaacggttttaaagataaaactttttaaattttgGTCATTCAAAACAaatctgcatgcatgcatgcatgacgaaGAGTGTGCAAGCCGCCGCACGCTAATAACAATATGCAGCGCAGTTAGTTAGATTTTCCCAATTATGTATTATGGAGAAACATCAAATGAAAATCGAAAGTGTTTGCTTATGCTTTGACtaagcaatttggttttaatacacttgtcAGTGAGCTTTTCAACCGTGGACATTTTCTTTTTGCCTCTTGTTGTGTGCTGACTGTATCTCAAGGATAACTTTGTTTTCAAACTGTTCTAgatgcacttatgccttttctatctcattTGCTTCTTAACATGTCAATTTGTGCAATCATATGTACATTGAAAACAAACTCATAGTTATGTACTGCATTTAAACCCATGGTTATGTAttgggtttaaattggtttgggTGAAAAAAATAGTGGGTTCAGTTTTGGTTAGACTAAAAATTGATATtaaatgggtatggttcaagtatggttttgAGAGATAAAAGTACGGGTATGGTTCAAATatgaaaccattctcaggtttGCACGCATAAGCGGAAAGCGGGAAAAAAAATATCTTTAAGAACTAAAAATCTGAGAATCTGAATTCACGGCAGCACGTCTCCTGGACTCTCCTAAGTGCTTAGTTAGAGTTGTCTACTTCTCTGTACCAAAATGTAAGTTGAACTGCAAAAACGCCTTACATTTAGACGTTTTTTGTAGTTCAAATTGAACTGCAAAAACGTCATCTTACATTTTGGTAGAGCTAGTACCTGGGAGTTTCTTACAGGAAAAACATTTTCCAAATCACCGCATCCACAAATTCATATATCCATCAGCAGTGTGTCGCCTGACAAGCCTACGCATGGCATCATCTGATGCTCCAAATTGGAACAACAGAGGGAGTTTACAGCAGCTGGTATAAACAAATTACCGAAGACCCTggtaaatccatgctaacttgagTATTATTACTGTCACTTGCCAGCACAAGCAGAGGGCAAACCCACACGCCCACCTGTACTGGAGCACCCTACTTGGCGCCCATTTGACGACGACACAGCGAGACGAGATGTTCTCAAATGGTTTCAACATGAGGTCAGGGCCTTTGGGCGCAGACACAACTCTCTCTGTAAATAACAGGGCAGGCGTGGAAACAACCTGCCGCCGCTCTGTGTTCTTCCTGTGCAGTTTCCCCGATCTCCGAGAGCAGGCGCGAGAAGCGATCAGCCCCAATGATCATTCCATCTGGGAGAGGTTAATTTTTCAATCTTCGACTACTGGATCTGTGGCGGTGTTTGTGTGTATTCTTCTTTCTAGCTGCTCAGCTGCTCAGGCTCGATGATCGTATCATTACTCTTCCGACTCGCTGTCCATGTCGTGCATCGCTTTCAATCCCCTGGGGCGCTGCGAAATCGAGCAAGAAGAACGTCGGTCAGGCGGTTGGTTTCTACCTAGTGCGTGAGCAATGCAGGAGTTACAGGGCTGGAGATGATAGCATGTTATGCTAGTCTTTGCTCACCTTCTTAGAAACCTTCTTCTCTCGTACTTCGTATCTTTCCAGAGTCAGGTCGCATAGCCATGTTCCAGGGCATACAAACTGCCAAAGATGAACAAACAAACCTCAGGTGAGAACTGAAGAAACCATGAGAGCGTGACACGGGTTCAACAAAAAACATATGAACAAAGCTGTAGACATTAACAATATCCTAAAGAATTGGCACCAACTGCTTTCTTAAGCTTAACTCCCAGTATCTTTCCTTCTACAAAAACCCCAAGTATCTAAAAAGAGCCTTAACTCCAAAGCATGCTTCAACCACAAGCACAAGGACTAATTATTGCTCCACTATAGAATTCAGAATTGGAGTTCAACAGAGATGGACACATAACACTACCACTCTGTAATGCTGTCCTGAGATAAGATAAAATGGTAGTTACTTTGGCTGTTCCAAAGAAAGAAGGTGATTAAGGATAAACAGTAGGATGCCCGCAAAAAAAAAAGGATAAACAGTAGGAACAACACGCCACATGGAGCACTGAATGCTTCCAAACAGTCTTATATTTGCTTCAGACAGAAGCATGCTGTGGTATTATGGACGCCTCTTGGTAATCAAGTTAATTCTCAGGTATAATAAAGGAAGCGCAGACGGAATCTTGCTATTTTATTTGCACGTCTCCTTTGGCCAAGGGACAAGGTAGGCATCGTGCCCAGAGATGGCCATATGGCCCATGTGATCTCATGTCCTGTCTCTATTAAAACAGCATATTCAAATGTATTAACTCTGGTAAGCTCTTGGTTTTCTGATCTATAGCATTTAAGTTTGTGATCCAGATTTACTGTCTATTAGTATCGTTGTGCCATTTTTTAGACTAGATTCTCTGTGCAACAAGGAAACTAATTTATTTACTGTCtgcaagaagaagataagaatccTATGCTGCGTGAAAGGAAGACGAGAGAAGAATCCTATGTGAAATGATAAGGGAGCCAAGGAGAAAGTTTCATACATTGACAGTCCTCTGGATGGCTTTCACTCGCTTCTTGGGCCTTTGAGGCAACTTGGATCCCTTGAACACCAAGAaatcttcttccttctctttgtTTGTCAGGGAGACTGCAAAGTTGGGCCAAATTGACCCTTCACTTCCGGACGACGAGCCCTTCTTGTCATCTCCAGAGGTCGGAGGCaccccgttgttgtcgttgtttcccTTTGCAGAGCGCTCCCTGACTGGGGATGTAACCGTGCGGATCGTGTTGTTCTGCTGCTGCTGTGATGGCGGCCTCATTATTCCAGACTCCTCAGGATTCCTGCCAATTCATTAGCAGCAAgaattaataaaaataataaagaaaattgcAATGTTATAATGACAacaaaaagaggaaaagaaattgTAATGTCTAGACTGGTGGGTTCTTTAGATGTTCTTTTCGTGAATTTGGAAAGGTCTTGTCTACAACAATTTGAATATAATATATTCCTTTTAACTGCACTATAATTAGGCCCTGAAAAGAGGGGGAATCCATTGAACAAAATTGTTAGCTCGTTTTTCCTGATGGGAAAAGTGTGTACACCTAACAACATGGACAAGGTATACTTTCTGAAAATTATAGCTACTCGCTGAGCAAGTTGTAATCATATATAAAATATCATGTTTCAAGCCTTATAACTCAGCGATGTAAGTAGGCAAAAGGTATTGTGATTATCTACTGACAGAAACAAATATATTCAATGGTGGTGTCTGATTTCATGATGAAAATTGGGTACATAAACATATACTTAAATATATAACTTACGACTGAAAATCATGCATAAATGCTGAAATACGGGGAGAACGAGGGCAGCAAAATTTCATGATTCACACACATTTAGGGAAATGGATAGCAAGCGAACAATAACTTCGACTTCAATCCAGCAATTacaagaaaaaaattgaaaagagaAGAACAATGAATGAACAAGATGTCACCATCACCATCCACTATACGTGTGGTGGTGACTGATTTGAGATAAATATGGTGTTTTCTTCTCAGGCTAAAATTAGTCGGCAGTAAAATAGCGGATGGTCAGATACAAAGTATGTGGCCATCCAAACACATACGCTGACAAGCTATTGCCATCAACAACTTATAAATGAGAACCTCATCTCTCACAGCTTTCACATACAATCCCAATAAAACAGGTCAAATCGAAGATTCAAGAACCAGGTCCATTTGAGAAGACAACTAGCAGAGCTTGAATTGAGCCAAGCCAGCTCACTTGACACCTGGAGCTGGATTGACCAAACAAGTACCAGTCTGCTGGCACTCCTAATATTAGCCTGGCAAAAATCGTTTTAGCCTAGCAAAACTCTAATTCTCCTGTAGTTTATAGCATTTCAAGGGGCTAAGTTGAGCCACAAGAATCCACTGCAAATACACAAAATTAGTAATACTAGTCCAAGGATATCAATCGAGGTTCAAATGGACAAAACCTCAAGAACAAGCAGAGCTTCACATCCTCTTGGACAATCCAGCAGTACTTGACCAGGATAATtcgaaaaagaaaaacaggatcACTCCATCTTTTGGAAGAAGAGAAGGTTGGCCCAATGATAACAAC encodes:
- the LOC123448146 gene encoding uncharacterized protein LOC123448146, which encodes MERESRKNYQTRGSARGGGGGGAAGGTAAERDLLLQWGNRKRLRCVKVQRRDVEAAATAAAEKAAVGQRRAAAAAAAAAATAAAQHHPPGHAHHRALRNPEESGIMRPPSQQQQNNTIRTVTSPVRERSAKGNNDNNGVPPTSGDDKKGSSSGSEGSIWPNFAVSLTNKEKEEDFLVFKGSKLPQRPKKRVKAIQRTVNFVCPGTWLCDLTLERYEVREKKVSKKRPRGLKAMHDMDSESEE